In the genome of Methanopyrus kandleri AV19, one region contains:
- a CDS encoding DUF1678 family protein, producing MVESHVHVPIPSDPVERIRALRVLREVYRRGKKPSLEVTYRTVGGSTCGPYYVARWRKDSRFKHGRTLYLDKSENESVSFVEWLVSLDRSEVLELARHLMRNLRSVLKTLLTEVLSLPYKKARRVLTRGLALAFDARPSNSPRIRDLLEELPDRLESFAVRTLGGWPAHYSSYLRKVIRSRRRSLDGRHEVPDVELELERWKLRHG from the coding sequence TTGGTCGAGTCGCACGTCCACGTCCCGATACCTTCCGATCCCGTGGAACGGATCCGAGCCCTCCGGGTCCTACGGGAGGTCTACCGTCGTGGGAAGAAGCCGAGCCTGGAGGTGACCTACCGGACCGTGGGAGGTAGCACGTGCGGGCCGTACTACGTCGCGAGGTGGCGTAAGGATTCGAGGTTCAAACACGGGCGCACGCTTTACTTGGACAAGTCCGAAAACGAGAGCGTTTCCTTCGTCGAGTGGCTGGTTTCACTGGATCGGAGTGAGGTTTTGGAACTAGCCCGACATCTCATGAGGAACCTCCGCTCGGTGCTCAAGACACTACTCACCGAGGTCTTAAGTCTCCCATACAAGAAGGCGAGACGTGTGCTCACCCGCGGGCTCGCACTGGCCTTCGACGCGAGACCCTCGAACTCACCGCGGATCCGGGACCTCCTCGAGGAACTACCCGACCGGCTCGAATCCTTCGCCGTGAGAACCCTGGGAGGCTGGCCCGCCCACTACTCGAGCTACCTGAGGAAGGTGATCCGCTCCCGCAGGAGGTCCCTCGACGGGAGGCACGAGGTACCCGACGTGGAGCTCGAGCTGGAACGCTGGAAACTCCGGCACGGGTGA
- a CDS encoding MFS transporter: MPGRVPKDVWLLGAVSLLNDVSSEGIFALLPYYLTALGGGPALVGGTWGGMELVKSLLNVVSGRVFGRPGWAKPAVAAGYGFSACMKLLLALVRDPVTAGLVASLERVGKGIRTPPRDAILAGLAGSEPGLVFGVHRALDTSGAVLGALLAGVLLTYGVPAATAVLAFALVGFLSLVPLIPVEERLEEGSSEGEGRGRFPRALAIVGLYRLGAVGWMMYSLRVLGVQGPAAAAFAYAGFSTLHALTSVPAGRLSDRFGPGVALCLGYAMTAATALLAGSGLAVAAFMLYGLAYGVVDAVERAAVAELSGTAASYGAYHALVGVGSLVCGLVVGWLWESVSPWAAFGYSACLTGVAAALAPVLILRRGSGG; the protein is encoded by the coding sequence TTGCCCGGTCGGGTACCCAAGGACGTGTGGCTCCTAGGAGCGGTCAGCCTCCTCAACGACGTTAGCTCGGAGGGTATCTTCGCCCTGCTCCCGTACTACCTGACGGCCCTGGGTGGCGGTCCCGCGCTCGTCGGAGGGACCTGGGGAGGTATGGAGCTCGTCAAGAGCCTGCTCAACGTCGTCTCCGGTCGCGTCTTCGGCCGACCCGGGTGGGCCAAGCCGGCCGTGGCCGCAGGGTACGGGTTCTCCGCGTGCATGAAACTCCTGCTCGCGCTCGTCCGGGATCCGGTGACCGCGGGCCTGGTGGCCTCGCTCGAGCGCGTGGGTAAGGGGATCAGGACGCCGCCCAGGGACGCGATCCTGGCGGGGTTGGCGGGATCCGAGCCCGGCCTGGTCTTCGGGGTGCACCGGGCGCTGGACACTTCGGGGGCGGTTCTCGGGGCGCTCCTCGCCGGGGTCCTCCTGACGTACGGGGTGCCCGCGGCGACCGCCGTCCTGGCCTTCGCGCTGGTCGGGTTCCTCTCGCTGGTGCCGCTGATCCCGGTGGAGGAGCGGCTCGAGGAGGGATCCTCCGAGGGGGAGGGGCGCGGTCGGTTCCCGCGGGCGCTCGCGATCGTCGGGCTCTACCGGTTGGGCGCGGTGGGCTGGATGATGTACTCTCTGAGGGTCCTCGGGGTGCAGGGTCCGGCCGCGGCCGCGTTCGCCTACGCGGGGTTCTCCACCCTGCACGCGCTGACCTCGGTGCCGGCGGGGAGACTCTCGGACCGGTTCGGGCCCGGGGTCGCGCTGTGCCTGGGGTACGCGATGACGGCGGCCACGGCGCTGCTGGCGGGTTCGGGACTCGCGGTGGCGGCGTTCATGCTGTACGGACTGGCCTACGGGGTGGTCGACGCGGTCGAGCGGGCGGCCGTGGCCGAGCTCTCGGGGACGGCGGCCTCGTACGGCGCCTACCACGCGCTCGTCGGGGTCGGCTCGCTGGTCTGCGGGCTGGTCGTGGGGTGGCTGTGGGAGTCCGTCTCGCCGTGGGCGGCCTTCGGGTACTCGGCGTGCCTGACCGGGGTCGCGGCGGCGCTGGCGCCGGTCCTGATACTCAGGAGAGGGTCCGGCGGGTGA
- a CDS encoding HEPN domain-containing protein produces the protein MEVPEHLDRCRSIVGRLRDALPVGLPVPGGMDVDTEELVRMAEWKLSEAERALEEGPESPAVAEAHQAVELLVKAALRELDVEPPRTHDIRRLLGVLTTELLDLGEGDLAVEVRRIAREHRDTLASLLEGYFSLFEPPFEGDAEEVVRAAGKVFEDLRRILEKVR, from the coding sequence GTGGAGGTCCCGGAGCACCTCGACAGGTGCAGGTCGATCGTGGGGCGGCTCCGGGACGCGCTCCCCGTCGGGCTACCGGTTCCGGGAGGTATGGACGTGGACACGGAAGAGCTCGTTCGGATGGCCGAGTGGAAGCTCTCGGAGGCCGAGCGCGCGCTGGAGGAGGGCCCGGAGTCGCCCGCGGTCGCCGAGGCGCATCAGGCCGTCGAGCTCCTCGTCAAGGCCGCGCTTCGGGAGCTGGACGTCGAGCCACCGAGGACTCACGATATCCGACGGCTCCTCGGCGTGCTCACGACGGAGCTGCTGGACCTGGGCGAAGGGGACCTGGCGGTCGAGGTCCGACGGATCGCCAGGGAGCACCGCGACACGCTGGCGTCGCTCCTGGAGGGGTACTTCTCCCTGTTCGAGCCGCCCTTCGAGGGAGACGCCGAGGAGGTCGTGCGGGCGGCCGGGAAGGTCTTCGAGGACCTCCGCCGGATCCTGGAGAAGGTACGCTAG
- a CDS encoding DJ-1/PfpI family protein, with the protein MRLPAIAAGLLILFAQPASCLKVAVFAADDVEPTCLKAIEKVLRDAGVPFDEVKGKDIVDGTIVERYDVLILPGGAYSERVVHHPRFIEGLKEFARAGGKIVGICAGAITLVKGGLVRAKVEGAGLGVGKVTLELERDPLTEGLPDRLEVTYINGPVMRSQGAKVVARYAGGIVSRGDAILVDRYGKGEVIAIGPHPCHDERGNVNTQGAKLLLNALGVKKRVKSGKVEGEGWFPTPVPVAAVILGLVAALGVRGLISRRGTGVK; encoded by the coding sequence TTGAGGCTTCCGGCGATCGCGGCCGGACTGCTGATACTCTTCGCCCAGCCGGCGAGCTGCCTGAAGGTGGCGGTGTTCGCCGCCGATGACGTGGAACCCACGTGCCTCAAGGCCATCGAGAAGGTACTCCGGGACGCGGGCGTACCATTCGACGAGGTCAAAGGGAAGGACATCGTCGACGGGACAATCGTCGAGAGGTACGACGTCCTGATCCTGCCCGGTGGCGCGTACTCCGAGCGCGTCGTGCATCATCCCAGGTTCATCGAGGGGCTGAAGGAGTTCGCGAGGGCGGGCGGCAAGATCGTGGGGATCTGCGCGGGTGCGATCACGCTGGTCAAGGGTGGGCTGGTCAGGGCGAAGGTGGAGGGAGCGGGTCTCGGCGTGGGTAAGGTGACGCTGGAGCTCGAGCGCGATCCCCTCACGGAGGGGCTGCCCGACCGCCTCGAGGTCACGTACATCAACGGGCCCGTGATGCGCTCCCAAGGGGCTAAGGTGGTGGCCCGGTACGCGGGAGGTATCGTGAGTCGCGGGGACGCGATCCTCGTGGACCGCTACGGTAAGGGCGAGGTGATCGCGATCGGACCGCACCCGTGTCACGACGAGAGGGGGAACGTGAACACCCAGGGCGCCAAGCTGCTGCTCAACGCCCTGGGCGTGAAGAAGCGGGTCAAATCCGGGAAGGTCGAGGGTGAGGGTTGGTTCCCGACACCGGTTCCGGTAGCGGCGGTGATCCTGGGACTGGTGGCGGCGCTCGGGGTCCGCGGGCTGATTTCCCGACGTGGTACCGGGGTGAAGTAA